The following are from one region of the Syngnathus acus chromosome 19, fSynAcu1.2, whole genome shotgun sequence genome:
- the casp7 gene encoding caspase-7 isoform X1: MAEATQLGDLEEDEMSADVADAKPDRKGRFLLFGKKNKDGQTREQDYSSESHYRIVSPTFQYKMSHRRVGKCIIINNKNFEERTGMNVRNGTDRDAGELFKCFKSLGFNVFIYNDQTCEKMERLLREASEEDHSDSSCFACILLSHGEEGMIYGTDGAMPIKTMTSLFRGDMCKSLVGKPKLFFIQACRGSEFDDGIQTDSGPPNDTLETDANPRHKIPVEADFLFAYSTVPGYYSWRNPGRGSWFVQALCNVLNEFGKQLEIMQILTRVNYMVATSFESWSEDPRFSEKKQIPCVVSMLTKELYFN, from the exons ATGGCTGAAGCGACTCAACTTGGAGATTTAGAAGAGGACGAAATGTCGGCGGACGTAGCAGATGCCAAACCTGACCGCAAGGGGCGGTTTTTACTCTTTGG CAAGAAGAATAAGGATGGCCAGACGCGGGAGCAGGACTACTCTTCTGAAAGCCATTACAGAATTGTCTCGCCAACATTCCAGTATAAGATGAGCCACCGGCGAGTGGGCAAgtgcatcatcatcaacaacaaaaactttgAAGAAAGGACAG GGATGAATGTCCGCAACGGGACAGACCGCGACGCCGGCGAGCTCTTCAAGTGCTTCAAGAGTCTGGGCTTCAACGTCTTCATCTACAACGATCAGACCTGCGAGAAGATGGAGCGTCTCCTCAGAGAGG CTTCAGAGGAAGACCACAGCGACAGCTCGTGTTTCGCCTGCATCCTGCTGAGCCACGGCGAAGAGGGCATGATCTACGGCACGGACGGCGCCATGCCCATCAAGACCATGACCTCGCTCTTCAGGGGGGACATGTGCAAAAGTCTGGTGGGGAAGCCCAAGCTCTTCTTTATCCAG GCTTGTCGGGGTTCCGAATTCGATGACGGCATCCAGACGGATTCGGGTCCGCCCAACGACACCCTGGAGACGGACGCCAACCCGAGACATAAGATCCCGGTGGAGGCCGATTTCCTCTTTGCCTACTCCACGGTCCCGG GGTACTACTCCTGGAGGAACCCCGGGCGCGGCTCCTGGTTCGTGCAGGCGCTGTGCAACGTCCTCAACGAGTTCGGCAAGCAGCTGGAGATCATGCAGATCCTGACCCGCGTCAACTACATGGTGGCCACCAGCTTCGAGTCCTGGTCCGAGGACCCGCGCTTTAGCGAGAAGAAGCAGATCCCCTGCGTGGTCTCCATGCTGACCAAGGAGCTCTATTTCAACTGA
- the casp7 gene encoding caspase-7 isoform X2 — protein sequence MAEATQLGDLEEDEMSADVADAKPDRKGRFLLFGKKNKDGQTREQDYSSESHYRIVSPTFQYKMSHRRVGKCIIINNKNFEERTGMNVRNGTDRDAGELFKCFKSLGFNVFIYNDQTCEKMERLLREASEEDHSDSSCFACILLSHGEEGMIYGTDGAMPIKTMTSLFRGDMCKSLVGKPKLFFIQACRGSEFDDGIQTDSGPPNDTLETDANPRHKIPVEADFLFAYSTVPGYYSWRNPGRGSWFVQALCNVLNEFGKQLEIMQILTRVNYMVATSFESWSEDPRFSEKKQIPCVVSMLTKELYFN from the exons ATGGCTGAAGCGACTCAACTTGGAGATTTAGAAGAGGACGAAATGTCGGCGGACGTAGCAGATGCCAAACCTGACCGCAAGGGGCGGTTTTTACTCTTTGG CAAGAAGAATAAGGATGGCCAGACGCGGGAGCAGGACTACTCTTCTGAAAGCCATTACAGAATTGTCTCGCCAACATTCCAGTATAAGATGAGCCACCGGCGAGTGGGCAAgtgcatcatcatcaacaacaaaaactttgAAGAAAG GACAGGGATGAATGTCCGCAACGGGACAGACCGCGACGCCGGCGAGCTCTTCAAGTGCTTCAAGAGTCTGGGCTTCAACGTCTTCATCTACAACGATCAGACCTGCGAGAAGATGGAGCGTCTCCTCAGAGAGG CTTCAGAGGAAGACCACAGCGACAGCTCGTGTTTCGCCTGCATCCTGCTGAGCCACGGCGAAGAGGGCATGATCTACGGCACGGACGGCGCCATGCCCATCAAGACCATGACCTCGCTCTTCAGGGGGGACATGTGCAAAAGTCTGGTGGGGAAGCCCAAGCTCTTCTTTATCCAG GCTTGTCGGGGTTCCGAATTCGATGACGGCATCCAGACGGATTCGGGTCCGCCCAACGACACCCTGGAGACGGACGCCAACCCGAGACATAAGATCCCGGTGGAGGCCGATTTCCTCTTTGCCTACTCCACGGTCCCGG GGTACTACTCCTGGAGGAACCCCGGGCGCGGCTCCTGGTTCGTGCAGGCGCTGTGCAACGTCCTCAACGAGTTCGGCAAGCAGCTGGAGATCATGCAGATCCTGACCCGCGTCAACTACATGGTGGCCACCAGCTTCGAGTCCTGGTCCGAGGACCCGCGCTTTAGCGAGAAGAAGCAGATCCCCTGCGTGGTCTCCATGCTGACCAAGGAGCTCTATTTCAACTGA
- the casp7 gene encoding caspase-7 isoform X3 codes for MPGKHMYFLVSDKKNKDGQTREQDYSSESHYRIVSPTFQYKMSHRRVGKCIIINNKNFEERTGMNVRNGTDRDAGELFKCFKSLGFNVFIYNDQTCEKMERLLREASEEDHSDSSCFACILLSHGEEGMIYGTDGAMPIKTMTSLFRGDMCKSLVGKPKLFFIQACRGSEFDDGIQTDSGPPNDTLETDANPRHKIPVEADFLFAYSTVPGYYSWRNPGRGSWFVQALCNVLNEFGKQLEIMQILTRVNYMVATSFESWSEDPRFSEKKQIPCVVSMLTKELYFN; via the exons ATGCCTGGAAAGCATATGTACTTTTTGGTCTCTGA CAAGAAGAATAAGGATGGCCAGACGCGGGAGCAGGACTACTCTTCTGAAAGCCATTACAGAATTGTCTCGCCAACATTCCAGTATAAGATGAGCCACCGGCGAGTGGGCAAgtgcatcatcatcaacaacaaaaactttgAAGAAAGGACAG GGATGAATGTCCGCAACGGGACAGACCGCGACGCCGGCGAGCTCTTCAAGTGCTTCAAGAGTCTGGGCTTCAACGTCTTCATCTACAACGATCAGACCTGCGAGAAGATGGAGCGTCTCCTCAGAGAGG CTTCAGAGGAAGACCACAGCGACAGCTCGTGTTTCGCCTGCATCCTGCTGAGCCACGGCGAAGAGGGCATGATCTACGGCACGGACGGCGCCATGCCCATCAAGACCATGACCTCGCTCTTCAGGGGGGACATGTGCAAAAGTCTGGTGGGGAAGCCCAAGCTCTTCTTTATCCAG GCTTGTCGGGGTTCCGAATTCGATGACGGCATCCAGACGGATTCGGGTCCGCCCAACGACACCCTGGAGACGGACGCCAACCCGAGACATAAGATCCCGGTGGAGGCCGATTTCCTCTTTGCCTACTCCACGGTCCCGG GGTACTACTCCTGGAGGAACCCCGGGCGCGGCTCCTGGTTCGTGCAGGCGCTGTGCAACGTCCTCAACGAGTTCGGCAAGCAGCTGGAGATCATGCAGATCCTGACCCGCGTCAACTACATGGTGGCCACCAGCTTCGAGTCCTGGTCCGAGGACCCGCGCTTTAGCGAGAAGAAGCAGATCCCCTGCGTGGTCTCCATGCTGACCAAGGAGCTCTATTTCAACTGA